Proteins encoded by one window of Vibrio panuliri:
- the luxO gene encoding quorum-sensing sigma-54 dependent transcriptional regulator LuxO, protein MQQNTPTQKNRYLLMVEDTASVAALYRSYLTPLGIDINIVGTGRDAIDSLAFRTPDLILLDLRLPDMTGMDVLHEVKQQNPDVPVIFMTAHGSIDTAVEAMRHGAQDFLIKPCEADRLRVTVNNAIRKASKLKTEEGVNQGYQGFIGSSQTMQAVYRTIDSAAASKASIFITGESGTGKEVCAEAIHAASKRGDKPFIAINCAAIPKDLIESELFGHVKGAFTGAATDRQGAAELADGGTLFLDELCEMDLDLQTKLLRFIQTGTFQKVGSSKMKSVDVRFVCATNRDPWKEVQQGRFREDLYYRLYVIPLHLPPLRERGEDVIEIAYSLLGFMSKEEGKDFIRLSPEVVDCFSRFEWPGNVRQLQNVLRNVVVLNNGKEIRLDMLPPPLNQPMYDNVITLQQEKEVLSVHEIFPLWLTEKRAIEQAIKACEGNIPKAAGYLDVSPSTIYRKLQAWNEKQL, encoded by the coding sequence ATGCAACAAAATACCCCTACACAAAAAAATAGATACCTCTTGATGGTGGAGGATACGGCATCGGTTGCCGCTCTTTACCGTTCTTATCTCACGCCTCTTGGCATTGATATCAATATTGTTGGTACGGGCCGTGACGCGATAGACAGTCTTGCTTTCCGTACTCCTGATCTTATCTTGTTGGATTTACGTCTGCCTGATATGACGGGTATGGATGTTCTGCACGAAGTGAAGCAGCAAAACCCCGATGTCCCGGTGATATTTATGACTGCACATGGGTCTATCGATACCGCCGTAGAGGCGATGCGGCATGGGGCACAGGACTTCTTAATTAAGCCTTGTGAGGCCGACCGACTGCGTGTCACCGTCAACAATGCGATTCGTAAGGCGAGCAAACTCAAGACAGAAGAAGGGGTCAATCAGGGCTATCAAGGTTTTATTGGCAGTAGTCAAACCATGCAGGCGGTTTATCGGACGATCGACTCCGCGGCGGCGAGTAAGGCGAGCATTTTTATCACGGGTGAGAGTGGTACGGGTAAAGAAGTGTGCGCTGAAGCGATACATGCTGCGAGTAAACGGGGCGACAAACCTTTTATTGCCATTAACTGTGCCGCCATCCCGAAAGATTTAATTGAAAGTGAGCTATTTGGGCACGTGAAAGGGGCATTTACCGGCGCTGCAACCGATCGTCAAGGTGCGGCAGAACTTGCTGATGGTGGCACACTGTTTCTCGATGAGTTGTGTGAAATGGACTTGGATTTGCAAACCAAGTTATTGCGTTTTATCCAAACCGGTACCTTCCAGAAGGTGGGTTCATCGAAGATGAAAAGCGTGGATGTGCGTTTTGTTTGTGCAACCAACCGTGATCCGTGGAAGGAAGTACAACAAGGGCGTTTTCGCGAAGACTTATACTATCGCTTGTATGTGATTCCTCTACATTTGCCGCCATTACGTGAACGGGGCGAAGATGTCATTGAAATTGCATACTCTTTGCTTGGCTTTATGTCGAAAGAAGAGGGGAAAGACTTTATTAGGCTCTCTCCTGAGGTGGTCGATTGCTTTTCTCGCTTCGAATGGCCGGGTAACGTTCGTCAGTTGCAAAACGTGCTGCGTAATGTGGTAGTGCTGAACAATGGCAAAGAGATTCGTCTGGATATGTTACCACCGCCATTGAATCAACCGATGTATGACAACGTGATTACCTTGCAGCAGGAGAAAGAAGTGCTGTCGGTTCACGAAATTTTTCCATTATGGTTAACCGAGAAACGTGCAATAGAGCAAGCGATTAAAGCTTGTGAGGGGAATATCCCTAAAGCTGCGGGATACTTAGATGTCAGTCCGTCGACCATCTACCGCAAGCTACAAGCATGGAATGAGAAACAACTATAG
- the rsxA gene encoding electron transport complex subunit RsxA, with amino-acid sequence MTEYLLLLVGTVLVNNFVLVKFLGLCPFMGVSKKLETAIGMGLATTFVLTLASVCAYLVETYILQPLGLQYLRTMSFILVIAVVVQFTEMVVHKTSPTLYRLLGIFLPLITTNCAVLGVALLNINENHNFIESIIYGFGAAVGFSLVLILFASMRERIAAADVPTPFKGASIAMITAGLMSLAFMGFTGLVKL; translated from the coding sequence ATGACCGAATATCTCTTGTTGTTGGTTGGCACTGTGCTGGTCAACAACTTTGTACTGGTGAAGTTCTTGGGCTTATGTCCATTTATGGGCGTTTCTAAGAAGTTAGAAACGGCAATTGGTATGGGGTTAGCAACAACATTTGTGCTAACTCTGGCATCTGTGTGCGCGTATCTTGTCGAAACCTATATTTTGCAGCCGCTTGGACTGCAATATCTGCGTACGATGAGCTTTATTCTCGTCATCGCTGTGGTTGTACAGTTTACTGAAATGGTGGTTCATAAAACCAGCCCGACACTCTATCGTCTGCTGGGGATTTTCCTCCCACTTATCACGACCAACTGTGCGGTACTCGGTGTCGCATTACTCAACATCAATGAGAACCACAACTTTATCGAATCGATTATTTACGGTTTCGGTGCCGCGGTTGGTTTCTCGCTAGTGCTGATTTTGTTTGCCTCAATGCGCGAACGTATTGCGGCAGCAGACGTACCTACCCCATTTAAAGGTGCCTCGATTGCGATGATCACCGCAGGTCTAATGTCACTCGCCTTTATGGGCTTTACTGGTTTGGTGAAACTGTAA
- a CDS encoding YvcK family protein, which translates to MTIYTTKRIVAIGGGHGLGRMLAALKDFGSNATGIVTTTDNGGSTGRIRHCQGGIAWGDTRNCVNQLITEPSISSMMFEYRFKGAGELDGHNLGNLMLTALDNLSVRPLDAINLIRNMLKVDVNIVPMSEHPSDLKALSKQGKWVTGESSVDEMEADLQRLDLEPEVPATKEGVQAIEAADLIILGPGSFLTSVMPPLLLPEVARAIANNQEAKLVFVENLSPEFGPAGRMSLQEKLEWCERACQGRKLDVVLGADPHPELSSWNCMQADLASPNRDWRHDRQKLHAAIIALLPE; encoded by the coding sequence ATGACAATCTACACAACAAAAAGAATCGTCGCTATTGGTGGTGGACACGGATTAGGTCGCATGCTCGCGGCACTTAAAGATTTTGGCAGTAACGCCACAGGCATCGTCACGACAACCGATAATGGTGGCTCTACAGGACGTATTCGTCATTGTCAGGGGGGCATTGCATGGGGAGATACTCGTAACTGTGTTAACCAGTTAATTACTGAGCCCTCCATCAGTTCGATGATGTTTGAGTATCGTTTCAAAGGCGCTGGCGAACTTGATGGCCATAACCTTGGCAACTTAATGCTGACCGCGCTGGACAACCTTTCTGTTCGTCCATTAGACGCAATCAACCTCATCCGCAACATGCTCAAGGTCGACGTCAACATCGTACCGATGTCAGAACACCCTTCCGATTTAAAAGCACTCTCAAAGCAAGGCAAGTGGGTCACTGGTGAGAGCAGTGTGGATGAAATGGAAGCCGACTTGCAACGGTTAGATCTGGAACCAGAAGTGCCTGCGACCAAAGAAGGTGTGCAAGCCATTGAAGCTGCAGATTTGATTATTCTCGGCCCAGGTAGTTTCTTAACGAGCGTGATGCCACCACTGCTACTCCCTGAAGTTGCGCGCGCGATTGCCAATAATCAAGAAGCGAAACTGGTGTTTGTCGAAAACTTATCACCGGAATTTGGCCCCGCAGGCAGAATGTCACTGCAAGAAAAACTCGAATGGTGTGAACGTGCTTGTCAGGGAAGAAAGCTCGATGTGGTGTTAGGCGCAGATCCTCACCCTGAACTCAGTTCATGGAACTGCATGCAAGCGGATCTGGCATCACCAAATCGTGATTGGCGACATGACCGTCAGAAACTTCATGCCGCGATTATTGCGCTACTGCCTGAGTAA
- a CDS encoding anaerobic C4-dicarboxylate transporter family protein: MFLIEFLVVLGCILIGARIGGIGLGVMGGIGLAVLSFGFGLKPTSPPIDVMLMIMAVVAAAAAMQAAGGLDYLIKVASNILRKNPRQITFIAPLVTWSFTFLAGTGHVAYSVLPVIAEVSRRSGIRPERPLGMAVIASQFAIVASPIAAAVVALVAFLEPQGITLADVLMVTIPGTFLGLASACLFVNKLGKELKDDPEYQRRMQDPKFRQEMEQEVQIEEVEIRPEAKKAVGLFLFGALTVVIMGAFPILRPNFDGSPMGMAHTIEIIMLAMGALIILICKPDGNEITQGSVFHAGMRAIVAIFGIAWLGDTFIGGHDVMVKEAVSGMVEVAPWTFAFALFGLSVMVNSQGATTAVLVPVGIMLGLPPEVIIATFVAVNGYFFIPNYGPIIASIDFDRTGTTKIGKYIFNHSFMIPGLLSLVFSIIYGFIFANIVL, translated from the coding sequence GTGTTTTTAATAGAATTTTTAGTCGTTCTTGGATGTATTTTAATTGGGGCTAGGATCGGTGGGATTGGTCTTGGTGTGATGGGGGGGATCGGCTTGGCCGTTCTCAGTTTTGGTTTCGGGCTCAAACCAACCAGCCCACCTATTGATGTAATGCTTATGATCATGGCCGTGGTTGCAGCCGCAGCAGCGATGCAAGCCGCCGGTGGTCTGGATTACTTAATCAAAGTGGCATCTAACATTCTGCGCAAGAACCCTCGTCAAATCACTTTTATTGCGCCGTTAGTTACTTGGTCATTTACTTTCCTCGCGGGTACTGGGCACGTGGCGTACTCAGTGTTACCTGTGATTGCTGAAGTGAGCCGCCGCAGTGGCATTCGTCCTGAGCGTCCATTGGGGATGGCAGTTATTGCTTCGCAGTTTGCTATTGTAGCAAGCCCAATCGCGGCAGCCGTCGTGGCGTTAGTCGCCTTTTTGGAACCGCAAGGCATTACGCTTGCTGATGTGTTAATGGTGACTATTCCGGGCACTTTCTTGGGACTTGCGTCGGCTTGTTTGTTTGTTAACAAGTTGGGTAAAGAACTAAAAGATGACCCAGAATATCAGCGTAGAATGCAAGATCCTAAGTTCCGTCAAGAGATGGAGCAGGAAGTGCAAATCGAAGAAGTGGAGATTCGTCCTGAAGCGAAAAAGGCAGTCGGTCTTTTCTTATTTGGTGCGCTGACGGTGGTTATCATGGGGGCATTCCCGATTTTACGCCCGAACTTTGATGGTTCGCCAATGGGAATGGCACACACAATTGAGATAATCATGCTGGCAATGGGCGCACTGATCATTTTGATCTGTAAGCCGGATGGCAATGAAATTACTCAGGGATCGGTTTTCCATGCGGGTATGCGTGCAATTGTCGCGATTTTTGGTATCGCATGGCTGGGTGACACCTTTATCGGCGGTCATGATGTCATGGTTAAAGAGGCAGTGTCAGGCATGGTAGAGGTTGCACCATGGACATTTGCTTTTGCTCTGTTTGGTTTATCTGTGATGGTGAACAGCCAAGGTGCCACAACTGCAGTATTAGTTCCTGTCGGTATTATGCTCGGTTTGCCACCAGAAGTGATTATTGCCACATTTGTTGCGGTAAACGGCTACTTCTTTATTCCGAACTACGGCCCAATCATTGCTTCGATTGACTTTGACCGTACAGGCACGACCAAAATTGGTAAGTATATTTTCAACCATAGCTTTATGATTCCAGGTTTGCTGAGCTTAGTCTTCAGCATTATCTATGGCTTTATATTCGCAAATATTGTGTTGTAA
- the moaA gene encoding GTP 3',8-cyclase MoaA, protein MAQQLEDKFHRKFYYLRLSVTDVCNFKCTYCLPDGYKPSGQKNSSFLSLPEIQRVVRAFADCGTSKVRITGGEPSLRKDFTQIIETVASTKGIRKVATTTNGYRMEKQVEEWQQAGLTHINVSVDSLDPRLFHQITGENKFNQVMAGIDRAFEVGYSQVKVNVVLMKDLNSHQLPLFLDWIKHRPIQLRFIELMQTGEMDELFQNHHVSGVQIRNQLIANGWLLKIREKNDGPAQVFVHPDYQGEIGLIMPYEKGFCESCNRLRVSALGKLHLCLFGDHGVELRDLLQQDEQEPLLIQRIQEQLQTKSVSHFLQDGNTGMTPHLASIGG, encoded by the coding sequence GTGGCGCAACAATTAGAAGATAAATTTCATCGCAAGTTTTACTACTTGCGTCTCTCCGTTACAGATGTCTGTAACTTTAAATGCACATATTGTTTACCTGATGGCTACAAGCCTTCGGGGCAAAAAAACTCGTCTTTTTTATCACTACCTGAAATTCAGCGTGTTGTTCGCGCGTTTGCTGATTGCGGAACAAGCAAAGTCCGCATTACAGGTGGTGAGCCAAGTCTACGTAAAGATTTCACGCAGATCATAGAAACTGTCGCCAGCACTAAGGGTATCCGCAAAGTCGCAACGACGACCAACGGTTATCGCATGGAAAAGCAAGTCGAGGAATGGCAGCAGGCCGGCCTGACTCACATTAATGTCAGTGTCGATAGCCTAGATCCGCGACTTTTCCACCAGATCACTGGTGAGAACAAGTTCAATCAAGTAATGGCGGGTATCGACAGAGCTTTCGAGGTTGGTTACTCACAGGTCAAGGTCAACGTGGTGTTGATGAAAGACCTCAATTCACACCAATTGCCGTTATTTCTTGATTGGATTAAGCACCGTCCAATACAACTGCGCTTCATTGAGTTGATGCAGACTGGTGAGATGGATGAGCTTTTCCAAAATCATCATGTATCCGGTGTACAGATTCGCAATCAGCTGATCGCCAATGGCTGGCTACTCAAGATTCGTGAGAAAAACGATGGCCCTGCACAGGTTTTTGTTCACCCTGATTACCAAGGTGAAATTGGCTTGATCATGCCGTATGAGAAAGGATTTTGTGAAAGCTGTAACCGACTGCGAGTGTCGGCCTTGGGTAAATTACATCTGTGCTTGTTTGGCGACCACGGGGTTGAACTTCGTGATTTGCTGCAGCAAGATGAGCAAGAGCCTTTGCTCATTCAACGTATTCAAGAACAGTTGCAAACCAAATCTGTGAGCCACTTTTTACAAGATGGCAATACAGGTATGACGCCACATTTAGCATCAATTGGCGGCTAG
- the rsxB gene encoding electron transport complex subunit RsxB, with product MSSILIAIIALAVLAAIFGAILGFASIRFKVEADPIVNQIDEILPQTQCGQCGYPGCRPYAEAIANGDAINKCPPGGQATIEKLAALMGVEASESAHNLDEAVKKVAFIHEDMCIGCTKCIQACPVDAIVGGTKAVHTVIKDECTGCDLCVSPCPTDCIEMIPVETTTANWKWQMNAIPVVDITDSAQKQTNAN from the coding sequence ATGAGCTCAATACTAATTGCGATTATTGCCCTAGCGGTACTGGCCGCTATTTTTGGCGCCATACTCGGTTTTGCCTCAATTCGCTTTAAAGTTGAAGCCGACCCGATCGTCAACCAAATCGATGAAATACTGCCTCAAACTCAGTGTGGTCAATGCGGTTACCCTGGTTGCCGTCCATATGCTGAAGCGATTGCCAATGGCGATGCGATCAACAAATGCCCTCCAGGTGGACAAGCCACCATTGAAAAGTTAGCGGCATTGATGGGTGTGGAAGCATCGGAATCTGCGCACAATCTTGATGAAGCAGTGAAAAAAGTCGCTTTTATTCATGAAGATATGTGTATCGGCTGCACCAAATGTATTCAAGCATGTCCCGTTGATGCGATCGTTGGCGGTACGAAAGCAGTACATACTGTGATCAAAGATGAATGTACTGGCTGTGATTTATGTGTCTCTCCTTGCCCAACGGATTGTATTGAGATGATCCCTGTCGAAACCACAACAGCGAACTGGAAGTGGCAAATGAATGCGATTCCTGTTGTTGATATTACTGACTCTGCTCAAAAGCAGACGAATGCAAACTAA
- the uvrB gene encoding excinuclease ABC subunit UvrB, with protein sequence MSKQYDLVSEYKPSGDQPTAINQLLEGLDAGLAHQTLLGVTGSGKTFTLANVIATAQRPAILLAPNKTLAAQLYGEMKAFFPNNAVEFFVSYYDYYQPEAYVPTTDTFIEKDASVNAHIEQMRLSATKALLERKDAIIIASVSAIYGLGDPQSYLKMMLHVRRGDVMDQRDILRRLAELQYSRNDVAFERGQFRVRGEVIDIFPAESDQDAVRIEMFDDEIDCISVFDPLTGVVKQRDLPRYTIYPKTHYVTPRDKILEAVENIKVELEQRKKYLLDNNKLLEEQRISQRTQFDIEMMNELGFCSGIENYSRYLSGRSEGEPPPTLFDYLPADGLLIIDESHVTVPQIGAMFKGDRSRKETLVEYGFRLPSALDNRPLKFDEFEALAPQTIFVSATPGNYELEKSDGEVADQVVRPTGLLDPELEVRPVATQVDDLLSEIRIRAAKDERVLVTTLTKRMAEDLTEYLTEHDVRVRYLHSDIDTVERVEIIRDLRLGEFDVLVGINLLREGLDMPEVSLVAILDADKEGFLRSERSLIQTIGRAARNVEGKAILYADRITGSMKRAMDETNRRREKQHAYNLEQGIEPQALKRNIKDIMELGDISKGRKQRSNKTVPLSKVAESSQSYNVLTPQQLEKEISKLEAQMYQHAQDLEFELAAAKRDEIEQLRAQFISNS encoded by the coding sequence ATGAGCAAACAGTATGACCTAGTCTCTGAGTATAAGCCTTCTGGAGATCAGCCAACGGCAATCAATCAGCTATTGGAAGGACTCGATGCGGGGTTGGCGCATCAGACCCTACTGGGGGTGACAGGCTCAGGCAAAACCTTCACCTTAGCTAACGTCATTGCCACTGCTCAACGCCCTGCAATTTTGTTAGCACCAAACAAAACGCTTGCCGCGCAGTTGTATGGAGAGATGAAGGCATTTTTCCCTAATAATGCGGTGGAGTTCTTTGTTTCTTACTATGACTACTACCAGCCAGAAGCCTACGTACCAACCACAGACACGTTTATTGAGAAAGATGCCTCGGTCAATGCGCATATTGAACAGATGCGTCTGTCCGCGACCAAAGCGCTACTTGAGCGCAAAGATGCGATTATTATCGCGTCCGTGTCTGCGATATATGGCTTGGGTGATCCCCAATCATATCTAAAAATGATGTTGCATGTTCGTCGTGGAGATGTGATGGATCAGCGCGATATCTTGCGTCGCCTAGCTGAACTGCAATATAGCCGTAACGATGTCGCGTTTGAGCGCGGACAATTTCGAGTACGCGGCGAAGTGATTGATATTTTCCCAGCAGAATCCGACCAAGATGCGGTGCGTATCGAAATGTTCGATGACGAAATTGACTGTATCAGTGTGTTTGATCCACTGACAGGTGTCGTTAAGCAGCGCGATCTACCTCGTTACACGATTTATCCCAAAACGCACTACGTTACCCCAAGAGACAAGATCCTCGAAGCCGTTGAAAACATCAAAGTAGAGTTAGAACAACGCAAGAAGTATTTGTTGGACAACAATAAGTTGCTCGAAGAGCAGCGAATCAGTCAGCGTACTCAGTTTGATATTGAGATGATGAATGAACTGGGGTTTTGCTCGGGTATAGAAAACTATTCCCGTTATCTCAGCGGACGCAGTGAGGGTGAGCCGCCACCAACCTTGTTTGACTACTTGCCGGCAGATGGTCTGCTCATCATTGATGAGTCGCATGTGACAGTGCCGCAAATTGGCGCAATGTTTAAAGGCGACCGTTCGCGCAAAGAGACTTTGGTAGAATATGGATTCCGTTTACCGTCGGCACTGGATAACCGACCGCTGAAATTTGATGAGTTTGAGGCGTTAGCACCTCAAACGATATTTGTTTCTGCTACACCAGGCAACTATGAGTTAGAAAAATCAGATGGCGAAGTTGCTGATCAGGTCGTACGCCCTACGGGACTTTTAGACCCTGAATTGGAAGTTCGCCCAGTGGCAACACAGGTCGATGATTTGTTGTCTGAAATTCGAATTCGTGCGGCAAAAGATGAGCGTGTGTTAGTGACCACTCTCACCAAACGAATGGCAGAGGACCTGACGGAGTACCTCACTGAACACGATGTACGAGTTCGTTACCTGCACTCAGATATTGATACGGTTGAGCGGGTTGAGATTATCCGCGACTTGCGCTTAGGTGAGTTTGATGTGTTAGTGGGCATTAACTTACTGCGAGAAGGTCTCGATATGCCAGAGGTCTCTTTAGTGGCGATACTTGATGCGGATAAAGAAGGCTTCTTGCGATCAGAGCGCTCGTTGATACAGACAATTGGTCGTGCGGCGCGAAATGTTGAAGGCAAAGCCATCTTGTATGCTGATCGCATTACAGGTTCGATGAAGCGAGCAATGGATGAAACCAATCGCCGTCGAGAGAAGCAGCATGCATACAACCTAGAACAAGGTATTGAGCCACAAGCGCTTAAACGCAATATCAAAGATATTATGGAGCTGGGGGATATTAGCAAAGGCCGTAAGCAACGCAGCAATAAAACGGTGCCGTTGTCGAAAGTGGCAGAGTCTTCACAGAGCTACAATGTGCTGACACCGCAACAGCTTGAAAAAGAGATCAGTAAGTTGGAAGCACAGATGTATCAACATGCACAAGATCTTGAGTTTGAACTGGCAGCCGCAAAACGTGATGAAATTGAGCAATTACGCGCTCAGTTTATCAGTAACAGCTGA
- the rsxC gene encoding electron transport complex subunit RsxC codes for MLSLIKQIKTGALWDFPGGVHPPENKQQSLQTAVAKASVSDELVLPVKQHIGQPGNLIVSVGERVLKGQPLTKYDTSFMLPIHAPTSGTVTAIEPRTTAHPSGLSELCIVIKPDHQEEWIERRVIADYHALTPEALIEVIRQAGISGMGGAGFPTAKKIQAGLGRTEILIVNAAECEPYITADDVLMQQYADAIIQGIEIVEHILKPKLTIIGIEDNKPQAIKALELAAQHKDIVIRVIPTKYPSGGEKQLIKVLTNKEVPNNGIPADIGLLVQNVGSLYAIQRAVCHGEPLIERIVTLTGNTFKQPQNVWALIGTPVQALLDEFDYSADKKAPRLIMGGPMMGFTLPHTNVPITKTANCILAPTRREIPTDQYEMACIRCGQCAEACPASLLPQQLQWHAKAQEYDKCEELNLKDCIECGACAFVCPSEIPLVKYYRQAKAEIRIRKEEAEASDRAKQRFENKKARMERDKAERENRFKKAADDRRQEMKSSGGDDAIAAAIARVKAQKAGTEQQEPAVKPAVAAAIARAKAKQAEAMQQGQTEPDNSEMAKLREERKRQARERKAEKQESALPTEDKKDAVAAAIARAKARKAEQQTTEQAEPSSETANEDPKKAAVAAAIARAKARKAEQQTTEQAEPSSESASEDPKKAAVAAAIARAKARKAEQQTAEQAESSSESASEDPKKAAVAAAIARAKARKAEQQTTEQAESSSESASEDPKKAAVAAAIARAKARKAEQQTTEQAEPSSESVSEDPKKAAVAAAIARAKARKAEQQTTEQTEPSSETASEDPKKAAVAAAIARAKARKAQQEQQKQFEEKE; via the coding sequence ATGTTGTCACTAATTAAACAAATCAAAACTGGTGCGCTGTGGGATTTTCCCGGTGGTGTACATCCACCGGAAAACAAGCAGCAATCACTACAAACGGCAGTTGCGAAAGCGTCGGTCTCTGACGAGTTGGTTTTGCCGGTTAAGCAACATATTGGTCAACCGGGTAACCTTATTGTTTCGGTGGGAGAGCGTGTACTTAAGGGGCAGCCTTTAACTAAGTATGACACCAGCTTTATGCTTCCGATTCATGCGCCAACGTCAGGTACCGTTACCGCGATCGAGCCAAGAACAACAGCGCATCCATCCGGCTTGTCCGAACTTTGCATCGTTATCAAACCCGATCATCAAGAAGAATGGATCGAGCGCCGAGTCATCGCTGATTACCATGCATTGACGCCTGAAGCCTTAATTGAGGTGATTCGCCAAGCTGGGATATCTGGTATGGGCGGTGCAGGCTTCCCTACCGCGAAGAAAATCCAAGCAGGTTTAGGCCGCACTGAAATTCTGATCGTAAACGCAGCAGAGTGTGAACCTTATATCACCGCCGACGACGTTTTGATGCAGCAGTATGCCGATGCGATCATACAAGGTATCGAGATTGTTGAGCATATTCTAAAGCCAAAGCTAACGATTATTGGTATTGAGGACAACAAACCTCAGGCAATAAAAGCATTAGAACTTGCCGCGCAACATAAAGACATTGTAATTCGAGTGATCCCGACGAAGTACCCATCGGGTGGTGAAAAGCAACTCATCAAAGTTCTGACCAATAAAGAAGTCCCTAATAACGGTATTCCTGCGGATATTGGTCTTTTGGTGCAAAACGTTGGTTCACTTTACGCTATTCAACGTGCGGTATGCCATGGCGAGCCGCTGATCGAACGTATTGTGACACTGACTGGCAATACGTTTAAGCAGCCACAAAACGTTTGGGCATTGATTGGTACACCTGTTCAAGCCCTGCTTGACGAGTTTGATTATAGTGCGGACAAAAAAGCACCTCGCCTTATCATGGGTGGCCCGATGATGGGCTTTACTTTGCCACACACCAATGTACCTATCACGAAAACCGCTAACTGTATTCTGGCACCGACACGTCGTGAAATCCCGACAGATCAGTATGAGATGGCTTGTATTCGTTGCGGGCAATGCGCAGAAGCATGCCCTGCTTCTTTATTGCCTCAGCAATTGCAATGGCATGCTAAAGCTCAAGAGTATGATAAGTGCGAAGAGCTAAACCTCAAAGATTGTATCGAGTGCGGTGCTTGTGCCTTCGTCTGTCCGAGTGAAATTCCGCTGGTAAAATACTATCGCCAAGCCAAAGCTGAGATTCGAATTCGCAAAGAGGAAGCAGAAGCATCTGATCGCGCAAAACAACGCTTTGAGAACAAAAAAGCCCGTATGGAGCGCGATAAGGCTGAACGAGAAAATCGCTTTAAGAAAGCCGCAGATGATCGCCGCCAAGAGATGAAGTCGTCTGGTGGGGACGATGCTATCGCCGCCGCCATTGCTCGAGTAAAAGCCCAAAAAGCCGGCACAGAGCAACAAGAACCTGCCGTTAAACCTGCGGTAGCGGCTGCTATTGCACGCGCTAAAGCCAAACAAGCTGAAGCGATGCAGCAAGGTCAAACCGAGCCTGACAACAGTGAAATGGCTAAATTGCGTGAAGAGCGTAAACGCCAAGCACGTGAACGTAAGGCAGAGAAGCAAGAATCCGCTTTACCGACTGAAGACAAAAAAGACGCCGTTGCTGCGGCAATTGCTCGCGCTAAAGCACGTAAAGCTGAGCAGCAAACCACTGAGCAAGCCGAGCCTTCTAGCGAGACCGCCAACGAAGACCCGAAAAAAGCGGCCGTTGCTGCTGCAATCGCTCGCGCCAAAGCACGCAAAGCTGAGCAGCAAACCACCGAGCAAGCCGAGCCTTCCAGCGAGTCCGCCAGCGAAGACCCGAAAAAAGCGGCCGTTGCCGCTGCAATCGCTCGCGCCAAAGCACGTAAAGCTGAGCAGCAAACCGCTGAGCAAGCCGAGTCTTCTAGCGAGTCCGCCAGCGAAGACCCGAAAAAAGCGGCCGTTGCTGCGGCAATCGCTCGCGCCAAAGCACGCAAAGCTGAGCAGCAAACCACGGAGCAAGCCGAGTCTTCTAGCGAGTCCGCCAGCGAAGACCCGAAAAAAGCGGCCGTTGCTGCGGCAATCGCTCGCGCCAAAGCACGTAAAGCTGAGCAGCAAACCACGGAGCAAGCCGAGCCTTCCAGCGAGTCCGTAAGCGAAGACCCGAAAAAAGCGGCCGTTGCCGCTGCAATTGCTCGCGCCAAGGCACGTAAAGCTGAGCAGCAAACCACGGAGCAAACCGAGCCTTCCAGCGAGACCGCCAGCGAAGACCCGAAAAAAGCGGCCGTTGCCGCTGCAATTGCTCGCGCCAAGGCACGTAAAGCACAACAAGAACAACAAAAACAGTTTGAGGAGAAAGAGTAG
- the luxU gene encoding quorum-sensing phosphorelay protein LuxU: MNIINQHQVERLKQEIGADNLPILLDIFLSELKQYAEKLSQPNGDQDVYLKEISHALKSSAASFGAEALCNLAIDYDGAAKSGLALTSPECKQQMMDLLEQTHHQYEVLLRQ, encoded by the coding sequence ATGAACATTATCAACCAACACCAAGTTGAACGCTTAAAACAAGAAATCGGCGCTGATAACTTACCAATATTGTTGGATATATTTCTAAGTGAGTTAAAGCAATATGCTGAGAAACTGAGTCAGCCCAATGGCGATCAAGATGTGTATTTAAAAGAGATTAGCCATGCACTTAAAAGCAGTGCGGCAAGCTTTGGTGCAGAAGCGTTATGTAACTTGGCGATTGATTATGATGGGGCGGCAAAGTCCGGGCTGGCACTCACCAGCCCAGAGTGTAAACAACAGATGATGGACCTCCTTGAGCAGACACATCATCAATATGAAGTGTTACTCAGGCAGTAG